TTGCATACACGGATACACCCCATATCTTATAACAAAGTAAATAATCATTTatactagtagcaaatctctcttGATTTGTATAGTCGAACTTGCCCTTTATGTACAAGTGTACTAGAAGTGGTACCAGGCAGCAAGCATATCCCAACTGCAATTTCCTTGTCATATTTCAACTTGAGTTGATATTTTCCTGTGTTCTGTAGGATGAGCTTCTAATTAGCCATGTTATCAAGCTCAAAATGTTGAAACCAATTATTGAAGCATTTGTTGAAAATGGGAATAGAGACAACTTGCTACAATCCACGATTCTTGAGCTGTTGGAATACATAAGAAAGGTACCTCCTGTCCATTGGTGTGTTCATGTTACCGTGTACGGGAAAATATCTATCTTTCTCGAAAGCAAAGAAAAATCATTATCCAGTGGGCTTTGCCATCTGATGCATATTTTTGTTCAGGAAAATAAAAAATCCCTTGTTCTATATGTCGTGGAATCCTTTTGGAAGCAACTTGTGAAGTTTGGGCACCTAGGGAGCATTCAGGCTTTCAGACTCAAGTATCAAGAGGTTTTGAGACTTGGAATTTTTGTTTCTTGCATTCTGTCATCACTTTCAACTTTCTATCACTAGCAAGTTTAGGCATTCGTATACTATGTAGTATTGACGTAAACAATGATGATATTTTTGTTTTCTTGCTAGTTCGTGGATAGAGCTGAAACAGAGGAAACTACTGGTGTGGGTCACATGAGAAAGAAGGCAGAGGAAAGAGGTCTTGATAAAGAGGAGGAAGATTATTTCAATACAGACAGGTCTGTTAAGTTTATTTTCCTCATTTGCTGCTTATTCTATGTTGCTTGGTCGAATGGATTGCAGATATTGCATTTTTCTTAAAACTCTGAATGTTTCATTGTTTATTTGACCAATGTGAAATTTCCATTCTGCCGTAGCAATGAAGAAGATTCTTCTGCGCAGACCACACAAGCACAACAACAATGGGTTAAGCCAGGTGATAGAAGTGAAACCCATCACATCCCTGCAAGGTATATCATCTTCCACAACTGGAGATATGACTAGCTGTATCATTTAAGATTTATTTGCTATCCTTTACTGTTTTACATCGATAATAACCTGGCAACTTTTGTCAAATGTGTTGGATGTAGCCAAAGGACCAACCACACCAAAGTAGCAAAAACAGATGATCTGATTCATCTTGCCAGACACATGTATCATGCcctccttttttttcttcttaATGTTTCCTCAATGTCGCACAAAGCACGTCTACATTTACACACCAACTAAGACCAGAATCTAGCTATCAAGACTCTTTAACACAAACTCCTACCATGACGCGGAAACATACTGCCACCACACGTGTACGCAATCAACTATGGCTCCTAATCGAGCCCAAACTTTCCAGGATGTGTAGAACAGCCATCCAAAGCATCTCAACACCTAATCAAGATTATGCTGACAAATGCCCTAGTCTCTGTACTAATCATGTAATTTATGTACTCTTAAACATATTTCATTCTTGTGCTTCATTGGTCTTTGTCATTTTCAGGCCAAAATCTAGTGGTCTTGTGGATCTTGATGGCGACAAAGATTACAACCCACCTCCCAAAAGACCTGTAGAAGCTGATGAAGCCTTAAATATACCCATGGCGAGGCACAGGTCATTGGACGGCAAAGTTAAAGATGGGAATGTTCGGAAGAAGCCCAGGCTAGAAGGTACAATTAGGTTCTCTAAGATTAATGTACTGGCTAACGTGGCTGGCAAACACCTGGATCTGGAAGATGCGCAGCCTCCGCTCTCACCTGCCTCAAGCACAATAAACTCTGACGGCAATGTTGGTGTAAGGGAGGCAAGCCCGGGCTCTCCAAATCAGCAACCACCAGAAAGCTTCGATTACATTGCTGGGGACTCATGTTCTGAGATGGTTGTAGATGCAGCAGAAGCAACCGACTCTGATCCTTAGAGCAAGGTGGCAGTCATTTTTCTCTGTCAATAGGTTCAACCCAACCGTCTTTCCTTGCAGCTACAAGAAAATGAACCACATTTGGTTCTGAAGAAGGCTAGATCCACACAAAGTCTGCAGGCTTGACGGAAGTGACTTGGACTGGAAGTGTAGAATTGACCTTCAAGGACAGACTATGAAGCTGAGGACGTGTGCAGCTTTTGGCACGACAATATAGGAAATTTTGGTTGCATTAGCATAGtatatgggctatatgagatttggcagacctGCTCGAACCATCCCTTCCATTGATGACCGGCAGACTTGCTCTCTAGTACAACTGCCAGTAGTAGCTTTGGCTCACAAACAACTTGCTCTATTTTGCAAGTCCCAATCATTCATGATAGTGTAAATATTAGTACCAACATTgtattagtacagtactactactCTCAATCTAGTTTCTGGCAACGGTGTACTACTATCCGTGGTGCGCCGCTGCATACGTAGTTTCCTCGTGCGCACACTGCTGCACCGATCCCACGATTTAACGATGTTAACTGGCAGATACAACAGAAATACTCCTGAACTTTTCATGTTACGGAAGGTCAGCTAGCTGTGCAAAGTTCTTGGAGCGCACGAAGTACGTTCCTTATGATCGGAGCCCTGTGATGTGGGGTTAATCATAAAGCGAAGAAAGAAAAAAACGTTGGAACAGAACATCTCACGATCGAGTCCCACACTTCCACTGCAAATAAACTAGGGATCTCGACGCCGGCACCAGGTTCCCGATCGATCGATCATGGCCGCCGCGGAATTATTCAACCGTCTACCCCCCTACTCCTTCCAAGTCCCTGCCCTACCAGAAGTCCAGAACCCGAAGCCGCCACCGCCCCCAGCCAGGACTGGGTCCTCCTAGACACCAAGGCGTACGTCTCCGACCGCAGGCACAGCCGTCGACGTCACCTTCTGTTTCGTCGCACCGCGGACCCTCTCCCACTTCTGCGTGCACTTCAaggacggcgacggcgaggcttCAAGGACGGAGATGGCTACCTGCTCTGGTGCGGCATCTTGCTCTGCAACGtgctcgatgtcgatgatgaccaTATCCCGATTGTGCGTTCCATCCAGAATTTTGGTTGTTTAAACACATGGATGGTCTGGATCGCGCGATACCGGTTCGGTGCGGGTACGGTGGTCCCTGTAGAAAGCTCATACGGTGTATTATACGGTTTGTATGGTATGGCGTGGCATCGTACAGGTGCGCACGTGTAAAGTGGCGTGTCCCCTCCGTGTATAGAAAGTTGGCTTGGCCACATCGCCTTCCCCGTCCCTTTCATTTCCCCCCAATTCGGCAAAGAACAGAGGAGAGAGAGTTAGCCAGAAAACCCTAGCAGCCCCCTTGGACCGCATCGATCGCCAGCGATGGAGAAGGCGGGTAGGAAGGCGGCGTTGGCTGCGTCGGTGGTGCTGCATGTAGAGAAGGTGGAGGCCGAGCGGCCGTGGAGGCCTCGATGCTGCATGCGGAGAAGGAGGGGGTTGAGCCGTCCGTGGAGGAGCCGGAGGTGGAGGATCTGAATAAGGCCGACGCggaggcggtggtggcggtggcagaTCTGGAGAAGGGCATTGCGGATGTGGCTGGGGAGGATCTGGAGAAGGGCGAGGCGGAAGCGATGGTTGCTGAGGATGGCAGGGTGGGAGTAGCGGCGCCGGTGCTGGTGGATCTCGCTAAGACGGAGGAAGATACTGTCGACCAGAAGGCCGAGGCGGAGTTCGTGGTTACTAAGGAAGGCGACGCGGTCAGTGCGGTGCCGGTGGTTGCTGATATTGGCAAGGGGAAAGAAGAGGAGGTTGTGCCGGAGGCCGAGGTGGAGGATGGATACACGGCTTGGGTAATTTTTTATCCCCTTTTGAATTTGTTTGCTTCTCTACGTAGGGTTTGATGATTATGTGGCCACTTCTTTTCACTAGCTGCATCTAGCGATTGAACAAATAGTTTTGCTTCCTTATGGAAGGACTGGGCCTCCCCTCCCTTTTACTAGGAGAATCAGCATATCACAGACAGCACCAAACCAAAGACATGCCATAGGTTACCTAGCATATCTGAAAATTCGAAGACATGTTTTATTATCTCCTTAGCACGGGTAACATTAAAAATATTTCAGAGTTATTATAACAAATTTTGGGATATGCATCTCTCTTTCCAAAGAAGCTTTCTGCAACTTATACATGATGAAACTTTATATCTAGGTTTAAGTTCCATTTAACTAAGAACATGTGTTTTAACTAGTGGACTTAGTATTTCTTTGCTCATATGTTTGTTAAACTAGCGTTTTATATCCAAATGTATAAATATAATTTTCACCCCAAATCAAATCCGATAAGCCGTTCCTAGTTCATATATCCAGGGGCGGAAATAACCTTGAACCTGACATTGTATTATAATTTTGCGAACTTATGCTACTGATAATAGATGGATTGTAATTTCTTTTCAGTATCAATGTCTCCTAGTATTTCTGTTTTCGTAGCCTTTGCTAGATTCTTTGCTAGAAAACAGAAATACTAGGAGACATCGATACTGAAAATAAGTTACAATCCATCTATTATCAATAGCCTAAGTTTGCAAAATTAGAATACAATGTTAGATTCAAGGTTATTTCCGCCACTGGATATATGAACTAGGAACGGCTTATCGGTTTTTTTTGCGATGAAAATTATATTTATACATTTGGATATAAGATACTAGTTTAACAAACATATGAGCAAAGAAACACTAAGTCCGCTAGTTAAAACACATATTCTTAGTTAAATGGAACTTAAACCTAGATATAAAGTTTCATCATGTATATGTTGCAGCAAGCTTCTTTGGAAAGAGAGATGTATATCCCAAAATTTGTTTTAATAACTCTGAAATATTTTTAGTGTTACCCATGCTAAGGAGATGATAAAACATGTCTTCGAATTTTTCAGATATGCTAGGTAACATATGGCATGTCTTCAGTTTGATGCTCTCTGTGATATTGATGATTCTCCTAGTAAAGGGGAGGGGAGGCCCAATCCTTCCATAAGGAAGCAAAACTACTTGTTCAATCGTGGATGCAGCTAGTGAAAAGAAGTGGCCACATAATCATCAAACCCTAGGCAGAGAAGGAAACAAATTCAAAAGGGGATACTTTTTTTACCCAAGCCGTGTATCCATCCTCCACCTCGGCCTCCGGCACAACCTCCTCTTCCTTCCCCTTGCTAAGATCAGCAACCATCGGCGCCACACCGAACGCGTCGCCTTCCTCAGCAACCACGAACTCCGCCTCGGCCTTCTGGTCGATAGTATCTTCCTCCGCCTTGGCGAGATCCGCCAGCACCGGCGCCGCCACTCCCGCCCCGCCATCCTCAGCAACCACTGCTTCCGCCCCGCCCTTCTCATGATCCTCCCCAGCCACATCCGCAACGCCCTTCTCCAGATCTGCCATCGCCTCCACGTCGGCCTTCTTCAGATCCTCCACCTCCGGCTCCTCCACGGACGGCTCAACCCCCTCCTTCTTCTCCGCATGCAACACTGAGGCCTCCACGGCCGCCTCAGCCTCCGCCTTCTCCGCATGTAGCACCATCGATGCAGCCAATGCTGCCTTCCTACCCGCCTTCTCCATCACCGGCAATCGATGTGGTCCAAGGGGGCTGCTAGGGTTTTCTGGCTCTCTCTCCTCTGTTCTTTGCCGAATTGGGGGGAAATGGAAGGGATGGGGAAGGCGATGCGGCCGAGCCAACTTTCTATACACGGAGGGGACACATCACTTTACATGTGCGCACCTGTACGATGCCACACCAGACCGTACAAACCGTATAATACACCGTACGAGATTTCTACAGGGGCCACCGTACCCGCACTGAACCGGTATCACGCGGACCGTCCATGTGTTTTAACAACCAGAATTCTCCACGTCTCTTATGCCAATGGTTCCATCAGATTGGTCGAGATGGAAACCTGGGAATAAGAAGGCAGCACGACTATAAGAGTAAAAGGAGGCGTGTCCCGCCTGATGACGTTGCTATCCCAGATATGCAGTTTGATTTAGAATTGGAGTTGGACGACGACGACATCaacaaggaggaagaggaggacacacaGGTCATCTTCGGCTGGAGGGCTGTTGCATGGGCTAGGGAGGGCTCCCAAGAAGGCTTGGATCAAGGACTGCGAAGCCAATCTTGATGACATTATTGCCATCGATGAGAACAGTACAAGGCATCATTCTGTGTGGAAATGGTAATTTTCTTTTGACAACGAACATAAAGTTAAATGAACTTCACATGGATAAGGCATACATATTGCACGAGTTGTAGCTCACAAGTTGCACCCAATGGTTTACCAAGAAACCATGCAAGAACCGAAACAAGCGGATACATGATGAGCATAAGCTAGGCAGATAGGTTTATTTAGGGTGGAGATTGGCATAATCACCGGGACCATAAACCTCGAACAACTCTGCGAAGAAGCCATTCTTCCTTCTTGGGTTGCATCCCATGTCCTTGCATAGTTGATCGTTGTACCAGATGTTAAGGACGCTAATGCATGACCTTCGGAAGTAACCGCGAGAATAGCGCTTCATGTACTTTTCCCACTCCAGAACATCCATTTGCATTGCTTTAATACATGGTAATCTAAAGCCACCATCCATGAAATGTGTTATCCACTTGGCCCGAATTTCTGTTGTGTAAAGATTCGACAAGCTTTCTGAATAACCGAGGACCGCGAGCTGCGGGATCCTAGGGTGTATGACCTCCCTGCAAAAACAGAGAAATTTACAAACCAGCAGAATATGTAGTGCACAATATATATAGAAATTTAGTCCAGTAAACCAACCTATAGAGAGGTAAGGTTGTGGATGTTGACCCAACTGCAATACTCCGAAAGTATTCTGATTTGAACATATTATTGATCTTCTCATCACCCCTGTATCCAGTTCCATAGATCACTATGTCGCTTCTTATTGGTGAAGATTCACCTTCAAGAAGCACACCTTCCTTGCAAAAGGTAAAGGTCTTGGATAGCTTCAGAACAATGCTACCTTCATCCAGTCTCTTGTAGTGATCCTTGGGCGCAATGGCAACCAAGCATGCCACCAGTGCCTCAAAAATGCTATGGTCAGGCACCATGCCATACTTCTTCAATGGAATGGAGAAGTAGCTCTCAGCGAATTTTGTAAATATCCACCTCTATTCATCataataaacaagacaacatttCTGGATTTAGTTGAAACACAAGCGAACAACTTaagtttgagagagtagcatgtttCGTTGCACTACCAACGGGCTTAAGGTGGTTGCCAAGAGGCTCAGGAGGAAGCCTTCACCGGGCTTGTGAATAAGGAACTCAGCAAAACGATTTAGATACAACTTTGATATGTGGATACCCCAAGCGTAGTAGTGTGGTATGTTCCAATGCTTTGTTCGGACTATCATCGTACATGGTTGCTCAGTACCTACAATACCAATAATTAGAGTTGCCTATTTTTCACCTTGAGAATGAAAGAAATATATGCAGTGCAGATAATCGTACGTTGTGAAGATGAAAAAGAAACAAGTGTACAATTGGTTAACATAAATGAGAAGGCTTGCATATTCATACCATTCACATCTGCACATTCGGCAGCAATTTCAAGTGCTGATTTTAGGTATCCAACTACGGTAACACGTTTGCCCTCCATCATCTTAATAGCTTTCTCGCTGTCCATGTTGGAGTAGTCCATAGAGTGCATCACCTGGCCATCAAATGCTTCCGGACCTTTTCCTGGGGGGAAAGTTGGTATGTTTGGCACACCACTGAACCTCCCAATACAAAGAACCACGAAATCTACAATATGTGTCTGAGGAGGAAAATAGAAAGACGGACAGGAAAATAACGATCAGTAGGAACCAGCACTTGGATGGTAAAATTTTCAATTCTAAAACCCAAGAATCTTACTCAGAGAAATAATTTGTAAGTACAAATCTGTGTATATCGTACTATACCATTAGTGAGCCGAATTCTCACCTGGACGTCTCCATCAGCGTTGGCCACCTCGAGTCGCCACTCGCCATCGCCAGAGCCGAAGGCCCCGCCGGTCccgccccactcctcccacgccgcCACCGTCTCCTCGTCGACGCCAACGTACTCCATCCCGAGCACCCGGTGACCGAACCTGATGCAGTCGAGCACGCCGAAATGGCGCGCGTAGGCGCCGAGGTAGTCCATGACCTGGCGGTGGTCCGGGAACTCCGCCGCGGAGTCGGGCCACGGGAAGTCGGAGTACTGGTACAGGGGCCGCGGCGTCTGCAGCTTGGTACACGCCGGCGTGTGCGCCCACACGCCGCCCAGGACGGTGTCGGCCTCGAAGACGACCGGCCGGCACCCGCGCTCAAGAAGATGCTTGCACGCCGCCAGGCCGCTCAAGCCGGCGCCGACGACGGCCACTCTCTTCTTCTCCATCGGTCGATCCCCGGTAGATCTGTGTCTTGTGGTGGTTTACTGGGGGTGGCGTACAAGCAAGATGGAACGTCCCAATGGTCACTGCGGGTGCGGCGTGCGTTCTGAGCTTTTTGGCAGGGGAGGAGGTGTCGTCAAGCATTTATAGGTGGCCAGAGACAGAGCATGCCTTCGCATAGGTCAATACATGTCATACGCATTCCGACCGCGCCCGCGGTTACGCGCCGCCCCGCGCGAACCAATTCCGATATCTCGCGCATTTTTTTTTATTGGGTCaggttagactagtcacaatggataTCATATAGCAGTATCATGGAGTACATTTTTATATTTATTGATATGTAGTATCTTAATGCAAATATATATATAAAATTTATTTAACATTATTTTCTCTAGATCTACGTGCTATTATACGGTATCTAGTATCTATGATACTAGTACTATGATCTCTCTCATCATTAATTACAGTGACACATAATCTTTTATGATTTAGGGTGATATCGCTCATTTATTTTAATACTCCATCTGtttctttctatagtgcctatatatttttagcatttgtttcagaatatagagttgtagcttggctttttttcaattacccccctcCCACACAATATGCGTGAGAAAAAATCCATACACAATTAAAAAATAataattgagattcctaatgtATGGCCCAACGATTTCTTAAAATTAGGCAGTaatgttttaatttttttaattgaacttggctgcacatatatggagaatcaatgagagagatttgtgggatttgctatggtaagttaggaagatatgaatttcccaaattttacgttgatctcaaatcgtttagTTAAggggtcttctgtaaaaatactcttgcgctaatttccgtgccaaaaaactatagacactatagaatggaacagagggagtatatctCGCGcatttagggcatgtacaatggttgaTAGGGGCATGTACAATGTTTGGGAAGGCACGTCTTCTCTTAGCAGTCCATGTCATCTAGAGATAATGATAAATATAATCGGTACAGTGCATTATCTCTTATTATCATTCATTGCAATAAatgatactccctctgttccattctacaATGCCTATAGTTTTTTTACACGGAAATTAGCGTAAGAGTACTTTTTACAAAAGACCCCCTAGCCGAATGATttaagatcaacgtaaaatttgggaaattcATATTCCTAACTGACCATAGcaaatcccacaaatctctctggttgattctccatatatgtgcagccaaGTTCAATTAAGGAAAGTAAAACATTGCCGCTTAATTTTAAAAAACCGTTGggccatgcattaggaatctcaattaattgtttTTAATTTTGTATGGATTTTTTCTCACGCATATTGTGTGAGAGCTGAAcgggggagggggtaattgaaaatgatccaagctacaaccttatattctgaaacaaatatcAAAAATCTATAAACACTATAGAAAGAAACAGAGGGAGTAATTAATTATTTTTTGTAGGAAATTATGTGACTAAGGGAAGACAAGTCGGACAATATGGAAAATAGCCTTCTCTTATTTCATAAGAGATCATCACTTAGCTAAGGCCAACACGTACGATGGGGTGATGTCAGCCTTCCCTTACGCTTGCCACGTTagatttttgcttagttggaggagagagaatgaaggAAGAGAATGTTTTTTTTCTCTTAGCTAATAGATGATCTCTAATAAAATGAGAGAAGCCTATTTTCCCCATTGTACGACTTGTCTTTCCTTAGTCACATAATTTCCTACTAAAAATAATTAATTATCATTTACTGCAAGGGATAACAataagagataatgcattgtacCGATTATATTTATCATCTTCTCTAGATGATATAGACTGCTAAGAGAAGACGTGCCTTccctaccattgtacatgccctaagactCGTCTTATCTTAACCCGCTATGTAGTTTAGATATGACAATACAATATAATGTGCAATGCGTTATTCTTTAGTCTTATCATAAATACGTGGTGAGAGAGATTAGGCTAAGATATCATCTCTTAATTAAGATAAGATAAACCCTTTTTCAactttctctttcctccatctcagcATTTATCCTACGTGGCACCGATAAGATATCAACATTGTACATGCTCTTAGTTCGCTGGACCGATATTATTTCTTTTTAGTCgtattagactagtcacaatggataGTATCATATCTTTTTGATCGCGTTAGATTAGTCACAATGAAATAGTATCATATCTTTTTGGTCGtgctagactagtcacaatggattGTAGATAAAGAAATGATCTTGGTTCAGCGAATTAAATGGGCGAGATATACTAAAATAAATCCGCGCTACAATGCATGATATCATGTACTACTATCATAATTTTCTTATATTTATTAATTTGTAGTATCTCAATCAAATATGTGTGTAAGATTTATTTAACATTTATTTCTCTAGATCTACGTGCTATGATAGAATAACTACTATACTAAACGTGAACCAACTCGATTTttctcataattttgaattttttttagaTTAACTGTGAGCTAACACGTACTTAACTAGGTGATTGATTCCCACAATGTTTTTTTGTGTGTGCAGTTTTGGTGCTGCCTTGCATTTTAGGGTAACATGCTTTTCTTCATGATACTTAAGTGGTGGTGGTTGTTTTGGTGCATTGCTGTGTGAGCATAGCTGCAAGTTGGATAGAGCGGTGGATTTGCACAACCTGTCGGCCCACGTGTGTTCGCTTTGATGATCTTTTGTTCTGTCTTGCTACGTGGCCTCTCTGTGGACAAATCCCGTGCCCATATCCCCGTATCTTCTCGATTCCCTTCTCTATCTCTCTCCGTTCATCACCACCGCCCCAGATTCCGCCTACCGAAGCTGCTCTTGGTCatccccacacttccacccttctCCCCCGCGTCGACTTCCCTTCCAGCCCTTCTCCCCCAGTCCCTCCCCTCCCTGCAGCCGCCGGTGTCCGCTGCTGCCGGGAAAAAAGCCTGCCCGGATACGGCAGCGGCGAGACCTTTCCCGAGGTGCTGCCCTCGAGTGAGGCGACTGGGAGCAGCGGCCGGCGGTGACGCCGCGGCCGTCGAGCCCACGCCGGCGAGCCTTTTCCTTGCGTTCATGTTGCGTGGCCGTGCTATATGTGGCGACCAAGCTCCGTAAGCGAGCGTGCGTCTCTGCTGATT
This Lolium perenne isolate Kyuss_39 chromosome 1, Kyuss_2.0, whole genome shotgun sequence DNA region includes the following protein-coding sequences:
- the LOC127291809 gene encoding probable flavin-containing monooxygenase 1; translation: MEKKRVAVVGAGLSGLAACKHLLERGCRPVVFEADTVLGGVWAHTPACTKLQTPRPLYQYSDFPWPDSAAEFPDHRQVMDYLGAYARHFGVLDCIRFGHRVLGMEYVGVDEETVAAWEEWGGTGGAFGSGDGEWRLEVANADGDVQTHIVDFVVLCIGRFSGVPNIPTFPPGKGPEAFDGQVMHSMDYSNMDSEKAIKMMEGKRVTVVGYLKSALEIAAECADVNGTEQPCTMIVRTKHWNIPHYYAWGIHISKLYLNRFAEFLIHKPGEGFLLSLLATTLSPLRWIFTKFAESYFSIPLKKYGMVPDHSIFEALVACLVAIAPKDHYKRLDEGSIVLKLSKTFTFCKEGVLLEGESSPIRSDIVIYGTGYRGDEKINNMFKSEYFRSIAVGSTSTTLPLYREVIHPRIPQLAVLGYSESLSNLYTTEIRAKWITHFMDGGFRLPCIKAMQMDVLEWEKYMKRYSRGYFRRSCISVLNIWYNDQLCKDMGCNPRRKNGFFAELFEVYGPGDYANLHPK